One stretch of Bdellovibrionales bacterium DNA includes these proteins:
- a CDS encoding cytochrome c oxidase subunit 3 family protein produces the protein MSTDSKSMAHAEHEHHYAHHFDSAEHEYLSSKEGVWLFLCSEILMFGGLFAAYFIYHNMYPAVFHAGSHHLDWKLGALNTVVLLTSSLTMALGVHYCQTNNRKMAVMNLSATIVCGALFMIVKYMEYSHKIHEGLLPGLWFRGDNEGISNIGLYFSFYFMMTGLHGIHVVAGMALIGWVLVRTMKDEFSDKYYTPVEGVGLFWHLVDLIWIFLFPLLYLVGG, from the coding sequence ATGAGTACAGATAGCAAAAGCATGGCTCACGCAGAGCACGAACACCACTATGCTCATCACTTTGATAGTGCAGAGCATGAGTATCTCTCCAGTAAAGAGGGAGTTTGGCTCTTTCTATGTTCAGAGATTTTAATGTTTGGCGGTTTGTTCGCCGCTTATTTTATTTATCACAACATGTACCCCGCAGTTTTCCACGCGGGGTCTCATCACTTGGATTGGAAGCTGGGCGCGCTGAACACGGTAGTACTTTTGACAAGTTCACTTACAATGGCTTTAGGCGTTCACTATTGTCAGACGAACAATCGCAAAATGGCGGTGATGAATTTATCCGCGACGATCGTTTGCGGCGCTTTGTTTATGATCGTGAAATACATGGAGTACAGCCATAAGATTCATGAAGGTCTCCTTCCGGGGCTTTGGTTTAGAGGCGATAACGAAGGGATCAGCAATATTGGTCTTTACTTCTCCTTCTACTTTATGATGACCGGTCTCCACGGAATTCACGTGGTCGCAGGAATGGCACTGATCGGTTGGGTGCTCGTCCGCACCATGAAAGATGAATTTAGCGATAAGTACTATACTCCAGTCGAAGGCGTTGGATTATTCTGGCACTTAGTGGATTTAATTTGGATTTTCTTATTCCCGTTACTTTATTTGGTGGGAGGCTAA
- a CDS encoding cytochrome C oxidase subunit IV family protein, translating to MAAAKNGHGDHHVMSLKVYFTIFAILIFFTALTVITAKLIDFGGTANAIIAFAIALTKALLVMGYFMHLKYDEKIYRYIIGSSFLFVILLFLICVLDLATRTLQQSTL from the coding sequence ATGGCAGCAGCAAAAAACGGACACGGCGATCATCATGTCATGTCATTGAAAGTCTACTTTACGATTTTCGCGATACTGATTTTCTTTACGGCTCTTACGGTCATTACGGCAAAGCTCATTGATTTTGGTGGCACAGCGAACGCAATTATAGCTTTCGCGATTGCATTGACCAAAGCATTGCTTGTTATGGGTTACTTTATGCATTTGAAATACGACGAGAAGATCTACCGGTACATTATCGGGAGTAGCTTTTTGTTCGTCATACTCTTATTCCTTATCTGTGTGTTAGATTTAGCGACGAGAACACTCCAGCAAAGCACACTGTAG
- a CDS encoding protoheme IX farnesyltransferase, which yields MRNFFDLTKFGIVCFVIFTGTAAYFLSLPPIQPLDSTHFLFFILSLYFVSSAIFALNQLQEADIDALMPRTMNRPLPSGQWSKMPVAVLCLSFLMIGFFFAYMVSLWTLIFLFATLVMYNGLYTMFWKRRWAFGAVPGAIPGSMSILVGYGANGQQWSMGCFYLFVLMFLWQMPHFWALALRYQKDYEAAKIPVLPTVVGEERTLYHMGLYVFAYAAWAVAAPWFISVWIGYLVVILPFVCKVVYEFFTYQKDPSSRNWLSFFLWTTFSVLVFVIIPVFDKWGELVFYRL from the coding sequence GTGCGGAATTTTTTTGATCTCACGAAATTTGGAATTGTTTGCTTTGTGATTTTCACGGGGACGGCCGCCTATTTTCTATCTCTGCCGCCCATTCAACCTTTGGATTCTACACACTTCTTATTTTTCATTCTGAGTTTATACTTTGTAAGCTCTGCCATATTTGCGCTCAATCAATTGCAGGAAGCCGATATCGATGCGCTGATGCCGAGGACGATGAATAGACCTCTTCCCTCAGGGCAGTGGTCGAAAATGCCCGTCGCGGTCCTTTGCCTTTCGTTTTTGATGATCGGCTTTTTCTTTGCCTACATGGTGAGCCTTTGGACTCTCATTTTTCTATTTGCCACTTTAGTCATGTACAACGGGCTCTATACCATGTTTTGGAAGCGACGCTGGGCTTTTGGGGCCGTTCCCGGAGCTATTCCAGGTTCGATGTCGATCTTGGTGGGGTACGGAGCTAATGGCCAACAGTGGTCGATGGGCTGCTTTTATCTTTTTGTTCTCATGTTCCTGTGGCAGATGCCTCACTTCTGGGCCCTGGCTCTTCGCTATCAAAAAGATTACGAAGCGGCGAAAATTCCTGTGCTTCCCACCGTCGTCGGCGAGGAACGAACTTTATACCACATGGGTTTATATGTTTTTGCCTACGCGGCTTGGGCCGTGGCCGCCCCCTGGTTTATTTCGGTATGGATTGGTTATCTCGTAGTGATTTTGCCATTCGTTTGCAAAGTGGTTTATGAGTTTTTCACGTATCAAAAAGATCCGAGCAGCCGAAATTGGTTGTCTTTCTTTTTATGGACAACCTTCAGCGTGCTTGTATTTGTCATTATCCCTGTTTTTGATAAATGGGGGGAATTGGTGTTTTACAGATTATGA
- a CDS encoding COX15/CtaA family protein produces MKTKTFSYILSFLIFLTFDLMVLGAGVRAMDAGLTCPDWPLCFGRVVPTYHLGVYLEFIHRAIAGLVALIFIFCFIIAHIKSEYKHLRFTFWISAMLLFSQIIMGGLTVLKLLQPGIVTLHLSLAGVFLASLVILKSKLTEDSASESVVPLSYKIFSTVALVSVSLQIILGGKVATTYSGSVCLDFPTCMGQWFPTFYGPIGLQVMHRLGAYAVSLIVLILFVWTLKLLAQEKLDRVFKILSSRAILFVLSQVAIGVMNLKMQIPPWLTVIHLAMALMIFLTLLRMNIRAWSANH; encoded by the coding sequence ATGAAAACAAAAACTTTTTCCTATATTCTTTCGTTCCTCATATTTTTGACATTTGATCTAATGGTTTTGGGAGCCGGTGTTAGGGCTATGGATGCGGGCCTGACATGTCCCGACTGGCCCTTGTGCTTCGGCCGAGTAGTTCCGACGTATCACCTCGGCGTTTACCTCGAATTCATTCACAGAGCGATTGCTGGGCTGGTGGCACTGATATTTATTTTTTGTTTTATCATCGCCCACATCAAGTCGGAATATAAACATTTACGTTTTACATTCTGGATCTCGGCGATGCTTTTGTTCTCTCAGATCATCATGGGCGGGCTCACGGTCCTTAAACTTTTGCAGCCGGGGATTGTGACGCTCCATCTATCTTTAGCGGGTGTATTTTTGGCTTCTCTCGTGATTCTTAAAAGTAAACTCACAGAGGATTCGGCTTCAGAGTCTGTGGTTCCTTTAAGTTATAAAATCTTTTCGACAGTGGCCTTAGTTTCGGTCTCCCTTCAAATCATTCTTGGAGGAAAAGTGGCGACCACTTACTCTGGATCCGTGTGTCTGGATTTTCCGACCTGTATGGGCCAATGGTTTCCAACATTCTATGGCCCTATTGGACTCCAAGTCATGCATCGTCTCGGAGCCTACGCGGTCTCTTTAATTGTTTTGATTCTTTTCGTGTGGACGCTGAAGTTACTCGCTCAAGAAAAGTTAGATCGTGTATTTAAGATTCTATCTTCGCGGGCAATTCTTTTTGTGCTGTCGCAAGTGGCCATTGGCGTGATGAATCTTAAGATGCAGATACCACCATGGCTGACGGTCATTCATCTAGCGATGGCGCTGATGATTTTTCTGACCCTTCTGCGAATGAATATTCGCGCCTGGTCGGCGAATCATTGA
- the maiA gene encoding maleylacetoacetate isomerase encodes MKLYTYFRSSCAYRVRIALNLKKLPYTMIPVHLLKNGGEQNSDGFKKVNPMAQVPSLELDSLTLSQSVAIIEYLEEKFPQTPLLPKDLEERAIIRQMYEIINSGIQPLQGLAVTQYLDRELKASPDQKAQWLNHWISKGLESFEAILKKYSGTYCFGDQVTMADCFLVPQFFGAERFKVDTRPFPLSQKIYDHCLKQDAFFKASPAQQPDFEA; translated from the coding sequence ATGAAGTTATACACCTATTTTCGAAGTTCCTGCGCCTACCGCGTCCGTATCGCTCTCAACCTCAAAAAGCTGCCGTACACGATGATTCCCGTTCACCTCTTAAAGAACGGGGGAGAACAAAACAGCGATGGATTTAAAAAAGTAAACCCGATGGCGCAAGTCCCATCGCTGGAGCTCGACTCGCTCACACTCAGTCAGTCTGTCGCTATTATCGAATATCTCGAAGAAAAGTTTCCACAAACACCCCTTCTCCCCAAGGACCTGGAAGAGCGGGCCATCATTCGCCAAATGTACGAGATCATCAACAGTGGGATTCAACCTCTTCAAGGCCTGGCCGTGACGCAATATCTCGATCGCGAGTTGAAAGCATCTCCAGATCAAAAAGCCCAGTGGCTGAATCATTGGATCAGCAAGGGATTAGAGTCTTTCGAAGCGATTCTCAAAAAATACTCTGGGACTTACTGCTTCGGGGATCAGGTGACGATGGCCGATTGCTTTCTCGTGCCTCAGTTTTTTGGAGCTGAACGTTTTAAGGTGGACACTCGACCGTTCCCGCTGAGCCAAAAAATTTATGATCATTGCCTCAAGCAGGACGCATTTTTCAAAGCAAGTCCGGCCCAACAGCCCGATTTCGAAGCTTAG
- a CDS encoding fumarylacetoacetate hydrolase family protein: MKLGTLRLQGWNDGELVVVSRDNKTYVSAKAVAPTLQKALENWSALQPQLEQLYKDLNNGQAKEAQPVDEHQFHSPLPRAYQWADGSAFLHHVKLVRQARNAPMPESFYEVPLIYQGGSDSFLAPREDIPQIDFSHGTDFEGEVGVITDFIPMGSTPEQALEKVRLIVIINDVSLRGLIPEEIAAGFGFFQGKPSSAFAPFAVTPDELGTAWKDGRVHLPLHVEYNDKFFGKANGGAMHFSFGQLLAHAARTRHLMPGTLIGSGTVSNDDPQAGSSCIVEKRMIEKINEGAFKTPFMKVGDSIKIEMLNDKGENIFGTIYQKVIQYNR, encoded by the coding sequence ATGAAATTAGGGACTCTTAGACTTCAAGGCTGGAATGATGGGGAACTGGTCGTGGTGAGTCGCGATAATAAAACCTATGTGAGTGCGAAAGCCGTCGCTCCGACTTTGCAAAAAGCTTTAGAGAATTGGTCCGCGCTTCAACCGCAGCTCGAACAACTTTATAAAGATCTCAATAACGGTCAGGCCAAAGAGGCTCAGCCCGTCGACGAACATCAATTTCATTCACCGTTACCGCGGGCTTATCAATGGGCTGATGGCTCCGCTTTTCTCCACCACGTCAAATTGGTTCGACAGGCTCGCAACGCTCCTATGCCCGAGAGCTTTTACGAAGTCCCTCTCATTTATCAAGGCGGCAGCGACAGTTTTCTCGCGCCAAGAGAAGATATTCCTCAAATTGATTTTTCTCACGGAACAGATTTCGAAGGCGAAGTTGGCGTCATTACCGATTTCATTCCGATGGGTTCCACACCCGAGCAAGCTTTAGAGAAGGTCCGTTTGATTGTAATTATCAATGATGTTTCTCTCCGTGGACTTATTCCCGAAGAGATCGCTGCGGGTTTTGGATTCTTTCAGGGTAAGCCGTCGTCAGCCTTTGCTCCTTTTGCCGTCACTCCTGACGAGTTGGGGACAGCATGGAAGGACGGCCGAGTTCATTTACCACTCCATGTGGAGTACAACGACAAGTTTTTCGGAAAAGCCAATGGCGGCGCCATGCACTTTAGTTTTGGACAACTTCTGGCGCACGCGGCGAGAACGCGTCATCTCATGCCTGGGACTTTGATCGGAAGTGGAACGGTTTCTAATGATGATCCTCAGGCGGGTTCAAGTTGCATCGTCGAAAAACGCATGATCGAAAAAATTAACGAAGGGGCTTTTAAGACACCATTTATGAAAGTCGGTGATTCGATCAAGATCGAAATGCTTAATGATAAAGGCGAGAATATTTTTGGGACCATTTATCAGAAGGTGATTCAATACAACCGGTAA
- a CDS encoding RluA family pseudouridine synthase, with translation MDAGNLSQPIVNELERLKSFFRKPPAELLSETKVYLKDIYVQNLSFRSKGRSQTTLLIPTTLVVPEVFVLKPEHIAFEDQDIVVFDKPAGLSTQPTLKSFEDHLYGAAIAHYTLLKPQKLAYVGLHHRLDRDTAGLVLMTKKSSANKSIADQFKDRKIRKTYLAIAEGQKPEREMWSVDGPIARINAPRGLFKFGIDFKKGDKALTHFKYLKSFAPDRHLIECSPVTGRTHQIRIHLSHSKLPILGDHVYGKKAVVRLQLLASQLEFIHPRTGQTMTVSSKQNLQGV, from the coding sequence GTGGATGCGGGGAACCTTTCACAACCGATCGTTAACGAACTTGAAAGACTCAAATCCTTTTTTAGAAAGCCACCGGCGGAGCTGCTTTCGGAGACAAAGGTCTATCTTAAAGATATATATGTTCAGAATCTCTCATTTCGGTCCAAGGGAAGATCTCAAACAACTCTACTGATTCCCACGACGCTTGTGGTGCCTGAGGTTTTTGTTTTAAAGCCAGAACATATCGCTTTTGAGGATCAGGACATTGTGGTCTTTGACAAGCCCGCGGGCTTATCCACACAACCAACACTTAAAAGCTTCGAGGACCATCTCTACGGGGCCGCGATTGCTCATTATACACTTCTTAAGCCTCAAAAATTGGCCTATGTGGGCTTACATCATCGATTGGATCGCGACACCGCAGGATTAGTTCTCATGACGAAAAAATCCTCGGCCAATAAATCCATTGCCGACCAGTTTAAGGATCGAAAGATTCGGAAGACGTATTTAGCCATCGCCGAAGGTCAAAAGCCCGAGCGAGAGATGTGGTCCGTTGATGGACCCATTGCTCGTATCAATGCTCCACGCGGGTTATTCAAATTTGGGATTGATTTTAAGAAGGGCGACAAGGCTTTAACTCACTTTAAATATTTAAAATCTTTCGCTCCTGATCGTCATCTGATCGAATGTTCGCCGGTGACGGGAAGGACTCATCAAATTCGAATTCATCTCAGCCACTCAAAGCTTCCCATTTTAGGAGATCATGTTTACGGAAAGAAGGCCGTAGTGCGATTGCAGCTTTTGGCCTCTCAGTTAGAGTTTATCCATCCCAGGACGGGGCAAACCATGACGGTCTCCTCGAAGCAGAATTTACAAGGAGTTTAA
- a CDS encoding DMT family protein codes for MSLALSLLFLSNIFMTFAWYGHLKHLKESPLFIVILVSWGIAFFEYSLQVPANRIGSQYYTLPQLKILQEVITMIVFAGFTYFYMKMPLKLDYLWASLCLVGAVYFIFRN; via the coding sequence ATGTCGCTCGCATTGTCACTTTTATTTTTGTCGAATATTTTTATGACTTTTGCTTGGTACGGACATCTCAAACATCTTAAAGAGTCTCCGCTGTTTATCGTTATCCTGGTGAGTTGGGGAATTGCATTTTTTGAGTATAGTTTGCAAGTTCCCGCGAATCGGATCGGTTCACAGTATTACACGCTCCCACAGCTTAAAATTCTACAAGAAGTGATCACGATGATTGTTTTTGCAGGATTCACTTATTTTTATATGAAGATGCCACTCAAGCTAGATTACTTATGGGCCAGTCTCTGTTTGGTCGGTGCAGTTTATTTTATCTTTAGAAACTAA